Part of the Drosophila pseudoobscura strain MV-25-SWS-2005 chromosome 2, UCI_Dpse_MV25, whole genome shotgun sequence genome, GGGTGCTGTCTATCAGCTTCGGCTCGTAGGGGACCAATGTGACGTCCTGGAATGCTAGGAAGTGTGCGCCACTGGGATGCCTGTGTCCAGTGTCAATGACCTCGAGCACGTTCTTCAGGCGCACGCCAAAGTCATCGCGTTTGTAGTAGCCAGACTCTGAAAGGAGGTATGGGATCAGCGGGCATGATCTTTTGAAGAAAACCACTTAATACTTACCGCTGGAGAAGAAGTACCCCTGCTTGAAGTGGAAGCTGCTGTTCTTGCCATAGGCCACGGATATAGGTgctgcgtatgagtaatattAGAATAGTAAATAATCCATTAACGATCGAAGCCGACTTACGCTCTTCTACAGAACCGTAGGCGCCAATGCCATGACCTGTGGCCTGTGGATAGTCCGTCATATCCTTCCACACCATGCTGCGCACGAGAGCATCTACCTCGGAGGGCTTCAGATCGGCCGGGAACTTGAGCTGAGCTAGATGCAAGATGCCCGCCAGGACGTTTGTGTAGGCCTTTTTCATGTCATGCGTTGGCTCGCCAAAGATAAACGTCCGCGACACATCCGTGGTGCCCTCCAAGTACTGTCCACCCGACTCGATGACCAGCAGGCTCTGGTCGGAGACCTCGATATTGGTCACATTGCTGGATATATAGTAGGGCAGGGCCGAGTGCTCGCCATAGGCCACGACCGTGCGCAGGGACAGCCCCTTGGCATGCTTCTGGGAGAGGCGCCAGAGCTCCACCTCATACTTAATCTTCTCCTCGGTCCACTGCTCCGTCTGGAATCTGGCCTCCATGTTGCTCATGGACTCGCAAATGGCGGCGCCGTCCCTTATATGCGCCTTCCGCATGCCAGCCTGCTCATCGGAGTTCTTCTGGGCCCGCATGAAGATAATGGGCGAGATGTACTCCACAACGATTTTCCCTGGCATCGAGGAGTAAATGGCCTCGGAGGTACCCAGATCCTGCACGCAGGGGGCAGACACGAGCACACGCTTCCAGATCTGTGCATAGGTGCGTATATCGCTCCAGATTTGATGATATTCCTTAATTCTGCAATAAATAGTCAGATGAGTGAGGGTTCATTTAAAGCTTTCTGTGGCTTACTTGACACAGTCCTCGTTGAAGCAGTCCGTGCGTAGATGGAGGTCGATTCCCAGACTGATCTTTTCATGATCCACATAGAAGAATATATCATCCTGGCTCACAATGACATACGActggaaaaatacaaatattagaGGGTGGTATCAAATGGATAGAGTGTGGCGACTCACCTTCACCACTGGCGTGTAGGGTATGTCAGTGCCACGGATGTTGAGCAGATAGGCGATCTCTGTTAGCGATGTGACCACCATGGCGTCACAGCCGAGGTGCGCCAGGCGACGCCTCAACTCCCGGATCTTGTCCTGCCAGTTCTCGCCCGCAAACTCGCGAGCCTGCACCTGAATCACCTGATTCTTGGGCTGCTCGGGCCGCTCTGCTCCCCAAATGAGGTCCACCAGGTTGTTGTTGACCTTGACCAGCTTCAGGAACTTGTCCTCCAGCTCGCGCTCCCACTCGGCCCAGAGCTGATGCGGCACCAGATGAGGATCGGCGCCCACCCGCTTGTCCAAGTGCACTCGGCTGCCCAGCCAGTCGGCGATGCTGACATTGCCGTTGGCCAGATAGAtttcccagtcgcagtcgagCTCTCCGTCCGCCTGCTGGGCGTAGCGTTTCTCCAGCCAGACGGCGGCTCCGTGGTGCGTAATGGCGGCAACGGCCCGCACACCCGTGTAGCCGGTCAGGTAGCACAATCGTTGATCGCGTGCGGCCACCTCCTGGTTGAGGTGCTCGTCGGTCGAGGGGAGGATATATCCGTAGATCTCGGGCCCCTGCAGCGAGGCCCGAATCTGCATTTGCTCACGCAGTGCCAGCAGCCGACTGTGGTACAAGCTCATGGGCTGGATCTGTAATTATCCGTTGAATATTAATATCTGATCGATGGCCCCCCAGCAGGTGaccctgccacctgccacctccTCTCACCAGTTTGCCCTTGCGGTACTGGCAAATCTCTCGGTGATAGCCCCGGGGGGGCTCTGCGGCCACGGCGCCCAGAACTGAAAATGGAACGTCGTAAAAATTggtaaaacaaaatatttgcaagTCGTTAAGAATGTtgataaataaaatttcaattgttGCCATTAGTTTTATGGAGCACATTTtttgcatacatatttattaatgGCCAAACTAGCGGTCCAAAAATAGCAACAAGTGCGTCACGGTAGCGCAAACAAATTTCCCACGCTCGTTAAATGGCCATGCGACTCGCTCTCCGGCCTCTCGATTCCGCACGGTGCTGGTGCTCGACTTTTATTTTCGCTCAAGTGAGAGATGTCGAGGCACTagagcatcgcatcgcatcgccaCTGGTGACAGGCTGAgaattcatttgaatttcacTTTCAATATCAACGCCCGACCACCTGCTCTCTTCGCCTAAGCTGAGTCAACCGCTGgccacgctgcgtatgcgtaatggaAGTCGAACAGCGTGGGGGGCCTCGACGGGCAACAAGTTCCGCGAGGCTGCGGCAGTCCCACTCCACTGATTGGGATGTCAAAACAGGGAGACAAGCCGAATGTCAAATGGGTGAGGAGATGGTCATTTCACTGTCACTGTCTCGGCCAGCTGTTCAAATGCGATTTGTCAGAGTCTTGCCAAAAAAATTCTCAGTAAagggaaatatttataaacattcatatactcgtatgcttGTATATTCGATTGATTTATTCGAGCAGAACGTTGACATGGTAGGCCAGAAATCTATTTCTGTACAGACTGCTCTAAAATTGGCGTATTTCCTTTCATATAAGGCTTGATATATTTCAAGGTGGAAAAAAGGTTTTTTCCATTTAGTCTGAAGACTATATAGGGTCTACCCGTTTAGAGGCTGCTTTCAAGGGTATTTCCGATTCGCCTTGACCAACGTTTCTTTATTCCATGTTTTGTCTTCTCCATTTGTTAAAGTGAAAATATTCAAGAATTAATTTTCATGTTAATAGCCACATACTCATCTCTTCGAAATTAGTTTATGTgatttaaaagaaatttacgATAAATGACGGACAAACACATCCTCAGAGGGGACATGGCTGACTTTGcatttgtataaataaatattatgcCATCATTGACATTTGGGCCAGCTTCGCATATTTTCGTGACGCACTGAATAGCGAAGGCGACTTCATGCCCTGAGAGCCATGTGCAAAACGTTTTATGCTTACAGAACATACTGAAAACTAAAAATACCGTAAATCGATCAAAAGTCTATAAAATCAGTTTCGGTCGGCCTTAAAATGCACATAGTAATAGGTACGTACTCACCCAGCAAGATGTTCAGCAGCAAGCGCCAAATCCATTTGGCTGTCGtcattgtttttctttgcacTTAAAATTTTTCCCTCCGCACACGGAGCCGGGGGTACACGGGGGGGGCACTCGCAGGCCGTAAAACTTGGCCAGAACCCGAACGgattgtttgtgtttgcgcGAATTGCGCGGCCtttcctgtctctctctctctctttgcactTTCACTGAACTGCAAAATTGTTGCTTCTTTGGTCTAAACAAATCAAACGGTGGCCATTAATGAGTTAGTGTCGATCTTAGGAAGGAGACTGTGGGGATTCTTCTTTTGTGGCGATGCACTTTTCCGGTTAATGACCGGAACGTGTCGGGTCGTGTCTTTCGCACATGTTGCACCTATGTATTTGCCCCTAGCAAGGGAATGGGTGTGAGaatgggcgtgggcgtggccatgGCATATGCCAATCTAAAGGGTGTTGGCCGAGGCGCTTTCTTCTAATTGATATGCCATGCAGTGGCTGGCCAACTTCTGTTCCCTGGGGCTCATAACTCATCTGGCGGcgacatatgtataaatagcCATGATATCAGCCCAGCTTAGGAATTTATAACTTCCGCTCCGACGAGCTGTGGTGCCGAATTTGGAATTCGATTTTTTGGAAAATGCCAATTTGGCAACTATTTTTCGGGTCTgtcggtctggtctggtctgcgttttctcgtttcgttttgtagtttaacaaaatgtttaattgCTGTTTTAATTAATCATGCGTAAAGGCAGCCGAAACAGTCGAACAGAAACATGCTGATCATGCTGGAAATGAGCCAAGCTCTGCCATGCCGTGGGTGTGGAGGCactcgcactggcactgccactggcatgGCGTCGGAGTTGCACAAGTTCCCCCAATGCTAATGCTGATTTAATTTTGTTAGCCTTATAGAGCACCTCAAAGGGTAGCACCGGAATGGGCTGTCTGTCAATCACGCAGATGGCAGCAGAGCCGAAGATTGAAAATGATTGAACGCCTTTGATGCGACTCGCGTGCTTGGCACACAAATATCTGCGAAGCTGTCAATAAAACACAGATCTCTGATCTGAACTTAATTgctttttcaatttgtatgcCAGTCCACTTTTCattaacatacatacatatgtatatatatattttaaagtgACCAAGAAAAGTATTGTTTCAATATCAATTAAGCGATTCAAAACCAATTTTCCCGCCTGGGCGGTACTGTACTCGAACTAATACTCGAGGCGCACATTGTTCACGCTGTTTTTTATTGTCATTGGATCGGCGTCAGATATGGCAACTCACACGCCCCACATCCCATCGAAATACAAGTACAatgaggcaggggcagaggcaaaggcaaccGCAGCCCACAAAATACATTGAAAACATAGGAAATACTACAATTAAATAAGAGTTAAACAAATTCGATAAGTGGTGGGCGATCATCAGCGACAAATATGTATAAACGTACAATATATATTGTGAAAGTGACAGCTCTGGCCCTGTAGCCGCCTCCGGCCAGCAATTATTCGCTTGACTTTGGCACCAAAACAGCAAACGAGATGATGCTCTAGTTATCATTGCATGTACTTATAAGCACGCTTGTGTGCATGCATCAAGCACAACATACGAGTACCATTTGCTGCCAACAAAATTGCGCTGACAAATATCCCACAAATTCGTAATGTGCCTCAACTGCCAACTGGCCGCGTGCCCTTAAATGTTTGTTATATCATGGGGGGTATTACTGAGAGAAACCCCCGAGGAAAGCCTCAAATATCTGGGAATGCAACACCTGCAGACTAATTTCGGTGGAAATGGTTTTTTACGCATCGAAATGGGGGAAATGGGAGCGAGGTGGACTCATTCTTTTTGTTGAACAAAtgcatttctttttttgttttcaatttcaatttcactGCCGTGACCGCGACCAAGACGCCGCTGACTCACACACAGAACATGGTTAAACAcagttgccaaaaaaaacaccagcCACCCAAACACCCCAACACATAGATACTCAGAcgtatctatgtatatctatgtttatttaatttgttatatGTACGAGTTTTTGAATTTGAACTGAATTTTGCGCCAATGCACACCTTGAAAATCACAAATTTCATGCCAGAGCGCCAGCAGCAAAATTTGAATTCTGTCACGGCATGCAGCAGATTGCAAGGGGTATCGGCTCTCCGGTGTTCCCtatctacgagtatctgcGGCGTGCTGACAatgttacgtatacgcagcgtaCGAGCATATCTCTAGGTTTGCACAGCTGTCCGAAATAGCAGCGGAATTTTCAGAATATTCTACCTTTTGCGGTCTCAAAGAGCCTCCACACACGAATACGAAGACGGACACGGAGACGGATCCGGACACTCACGGACTCACTCGCGGTATCTTGTGGTATCTGGCGGAGAAGAAGCCAAAGCGAACCGCACGCGTGTAAAGCAACAAGCAAACTGAAAAACTTTTGATGTTGctattttgtatgttttttattttgttgcctcAAAATGTGGGAGATGAAAAGCACGCACACCCACA contains:
- the LOC4800874 gene encoding xaa-Pro aminopeptidase 2 produces the protein MTTAKWIWRLLLNILLVLGAVAAEPPRGYHREICQYRKGKLIQPMSLYHSRLLALREQMQIRASLQGPEIYGYILPSTDEHLNQEVAARDQRLCYLTGYTGVRAVAAITHHGAAVWLEKRYAQQADGELDCDWEIYLANGNVSIADWLGSRVHLDKRVGADPHLVPHQLWAEWERELEDKFLKLVKVNNNLVDLIWGAERPEQPKNQVIQVQAREFAGENWQDKIRELRRRLAHLGCDAMVVTSLTEIAYLLNIRGTDIPYTPVVKSYVIVSQDDIFFYVDHEKISLGIDLHLRTDCFNEDCVKIKEYHQIWSDIRTYAQIWKRVLVSAPCVQDLGTSEAIYSSMPGKIVVEYISPIIFMRAQKNSDEQAGMRKAHIRDGAAICESMSNMEARFQTEQWTEEKIKYEVELWRLSQKHAKGLSLRTVVAYGEHSALPYYISSNVTNIEVSDQSLLVIESGGQYLEGTTDVSRTFIFGEPTHDMKKAYTNVLAGILHLAQLKFPADLKPSEVDALVRSMVWKDMTDYPQATGHGIGAYGSVEEPPISVAYGKNSSFHFKQGYFFSSESGYYKRDDFGVRLKNVLEVIDTGHRHPSGAHFLAFQDVTLVPYEPKLIDSTLLSAVEKRLLNEYNAKIRNDIGDELKRLGNMRAFYWMMNKTRHIREYLPEDEYRSATAGGSHTSLPLVSLLVMIIAAILPARS